The nucleotide sequence TTGATATAAAGCAAGACGCTGCTCGACCTCATTCAAACGCTCTGCGTCATACTCTAAATCATCGAGCACATTTTTCACCTGATATGCCGCATCCTGCAATGCATAGAAGCTGGAAGTGACCGCTTCTGAAGCTTCTTTGAAATTCGAATCAAGCGCTACAATATCTTCCAGTGCATTCATCGCATTACCGATGAAATCCAGTCCTGTTCCATCATCGGAAATCGCTGAATATGCAATGTTCGCACGTTCAAATATTTTATGGAAATTCATTAAACGGAGACGCTCTTCATCTAATGCCTCTTCTTCATCAATTTTTAAACCGGCCTGTTCCAGCTCCTGAATTTGGAATTGATATAAATCAATGCGCTGTGCCATCCGCTGCTCGTCCATACTTAGCTCGGCCACTTCTCTTTTTAACTGGCGGTATGCTTCATACGCTTCATCGTACTTCGCTTTCACCGGCTGAAGCTTATTATGTGCATAATGATCCAGTAAATTGATATGGAATTTTTCATCCATAAGCTCCTGATTTTCATGTTGCCCATGAATATCGATTAAACTGCCGCCAATATCCCGTAAAACAGATAATGGAACAAGTTTGCCGTTCACTCTGCAAACACTTTTTCCTGAATCATGCAAATCACGTCGTAAAATAATCGTATCTTCTTCTGATTCAATCCCATGTTCTTCGAGTTTCGCAAAAATCGGATGCTGACTATTATTCACATGAAATAATCCGCCAAGCTCCGCCTTTTTTTCTCCGTGGCGGATAAACTCGGTTGAGCCGCGTCCGCCAGCCAATATATTAACCGCATCAATAATAATTGATTTTCCGGCACCTGTCTCACCTGTCAAAACAGTTAGACCACCGAAAAAACTAACGGTTAAATCATCAATTATAGCAAAATTTCGAATGCTTAATTCTCTTAACAAACCATTCCACCTCGGTTTACAGCATATCTAATAAGCGATTTTTTATTTCTTCACGTTCGTCCTCTGTGCGACACATGATTAAAATCGTATCGTCCCCACAAATCGTACCTAAAATTTCCGACCAGTCCAGATGGTCCAATAATGATCCGATTGCATTTGCATTCCCTGGCAACGTTTTCATTACTAAAAAGTGTGACGCTCCATCAATCGAAACGAAAGCATCTGCCAACGAACGATGCAATTTTTGGATTGGGTTGAAACGTTGGTCTGCTGGTAAACTATATTTATAACGTCCGTCCTGTAACGGTACTTTAACTAAATGCAATTCTTTAATATCTCGTGAAACCGTTGCTTGAGTGACGTTGTATCCGGCATTTTTCAGCTGATCGACTAAATCGTCCTGTGTCTCGATTTCGTTATTTGTAATAATATCACGGATGCGTATATGGCGCTGTCCTTTGTTCACAAAAGTCACCTCATTAAAATGTATAGGAATATATGTATATTTACACTACCATTTGCATAAAGGAAAAACAAGAAAAAACCGTACATATGTTCAAAAATCCGTTTTTTTCGACTGTTTTCTACATGAAAATAAAAAGTAAAATCTGCAAATTTCGCATAAATTTTGTCCTGTTTCCATAGAACACTCCTTTACAAAGTCCGTTGATTTCCATTGCGGGCGGACGCTTTCCAGGGGCCCGGCTCGAGCCTGTAGTCTCTCCCACGGGCTATTCCCCTAGGAGTCGCCGCCCTCCATTCCAATCAACTCCCGTTTTCAGCAAAAATGTATGCCTCTTTTAATATGTCCATAAATAAACAAAAGCACAAAACAAATCCATAAGAATCTGTTTTGTGCTTTCCTTTATTTCAGCTGCATATGCGCTTCTTTTACGACTTGTTCGAAATTTGTGAAGGCTTCTACCTCTTCACCGTCATGCGGATTATATAGATGGAATAAAAATTCAATATTCCCTTCCCCGCCTGTAATCGGTGAAAATGAAGCATCCTTTACAACAAATCCGATTTCCGTTGCCATTTTGGCTGTTTCTTCTAAAACGTCTAAATGGACTTTCGGTTCACGAACAATCCCTTTTTTCCCTACGTTTTCACGACCTGCTTCAAATTGCGGCTTTACAAGTGCCATAACATCGCCACCTGGCATTAAAACCGTTTTTAATACAGGCAGGATCAATGATAGCGATATGAATGAAACATCGATTGTAGCGAAGCTTGGTAAGCCTTCTACTAAATCTTCCGGCTTTGTGTAACGGAAATTTGTTTTTTCCATAACCGTTACACGCTCATCTGAACGGATTTTCCATGCAAGCTGGTTCGATCCAACATCCAGTGCATAGCAATGACGCGCACCGTTTTGCAGTGCACAATCCGTGAATCCGCCTGTTGATGAACCGATATCAAGCATTAGCTTACCTTCTACAGATAGATCAAAAATTTCAAGTGCCTTTTCCAGCTTTAATCCGCCTCGTGACACATATTTTAACTGTGAACCTTTTACTTGCAGCGGTGCATCGATTTCGATTTTTTCCCCTGCTTTATCAATGCGGATTTCGTTTGAGAACACGAGACCAGCCATAATCGAGCGCTTTGCCTTTTCCCGCGTCTCACATAAACCGCGTTCAACAAGCATTACATCTACTCGTTCTTTTTTTTGCTTTGTCATTCTTTATTTAACCCTATCCGACTGTTTATTCGGTACAAGCTGTGTAATACGTTTTACCGCTTCTTCAGCTGTCACGTTTATTTCTTCTAATAATAAATCAACTTCACCATGCTCGATAAATTCATCCGGAATCCCGATACGTTCAATTTGAACATTGCGGTATTTCTTATCAAATGCAAATTCCAGCACTGCACTACCAAATCCGCCTTGCAGCAATGATTCTTCAATTGTTAAAATCGGCAAGTTTTCCTGCATAATTTCATGCAGCATCGCTTCATCCATCGGTTTAATGAAACGCGCATTAACAACACGCACATCAATACCTTGGTATGCTAACTGTTCCGCTGCCTTCAATGCCATTGGAATCGTTGTACCGAATGTCAGAATTACTGCATCCGAGCCTTCACGCAACACTTCCCATGAACCGATCGGCAATGCTTTCATTTCCGCATCCATCTCAACACCTAAGCCATTGCCGCGAGGGTAACGAAGTGCGATTGGACCATCATTATAATCAATTGCTGTTTTCACCATATGTTGACCTTCATTTTCATCTTTAGGCATCATCAGGACGATATTCGGGATATGACGTAAAAACGAAATATCAAATACGCCTTGATGTGTTTCGCCGTCCGCGCCTACAAGGCCTGCACGGTCGATACCGATGAAAACATTTAAATTCGGGCGTGCAATATCATGCAGCACCTGGTCATACGCACGCTGTAAAAATGTCGAATAAATTGATAAAAACGGTTTCATATGTTGTGTTGCAAGACCAGCCGCCATTGTTGTTGCATGCTGTTCGGCAATCCCTACATCAAAGAAGCGATTCGGGAAGTCTTTTTGAATGCCTTCAAGTTTTGAACCGACAGGCATTGCCGGTGTAATCGTTACAATCCGGTTATCTTCCTTCATGCATTTACGAACCGATTCCGCGACCAAGCTGCTCCACGCCGGACCTTTTGTTGAAGACTTTACGAAAGCACCTGTTTCCATTTTATATGGACCCGTACCATGCCAAGTACCGATTGTATCGTCTTCGGCAGGTTTGTAGCCTTTACCTTTTTTCGTCAATACATGAACAAGTACAGGACCTTGCACTTTTTTCGCATATTCCAATGTTTTTTCCAGTGCCTCAAAATCATGCCCGTCAATCGGACCTAAATATTTGAATCCTAATTCCTCAAAGAATACACCTGATACAACTAAATACTTTAGGCTGTCTTTCACACGTTCAGCAGTAGCGGCCAGCTTGTCGCCAACCATTGGAATTTTGTGTATTAATGATTCCAAATCTTCTTTTGCACGTGAATATTCCTTTGCCGTACGCAGACGCCCTAAAACGTCATGCAATGCCCCAACGTTCGGTGCAATCGACATTTCGTTATCATTTAAAATAACGATCATATTCTTTTTTTCATGACCAATATGGTTCAATGCTTCCAGTGCCATACCGCCTGTCAGTGCACCATCACCGATAATCGGAACAACAAAGTTTTTGTCCCCTTTAATATCTCTCGCTGCAGCCATACCCATCGCTGCAGATAAAGATGTGGAACTATGACCTGTTTCCCACATATCGTGTTCACTTTCGACAAGCTTCGGGAAACCGCATAGTCCTTTATATTGACGCAATGTGTCAAATTGACTTGCCCGGCCTGTTAAAATTTTGTGGACATATGCTTGATGCCCGACATCCCATAAAAATTTATCCTTTGGACTGTTAAAAGCTTTATGCAGTGCAATCGTCAGCTCAACGACACCTAAATTCGGGCCAATATGACCACCCGTAATTGAACATTTTTCGATCAGGAAAGCGCGAATTTCTCCAGCCAGCGCTTCTAGTTGCTTTTTATTCAAGTCTTTCAAAAAGGATGGACTAGAAATTTTAGTTAAATCCATCTCATCCACACACCTTTTCATCAGTTTATTCACCGTTGTGATTTTTCTATTATATCAATGTACAACACAAGACAAAAGTTTAACACATTTTAGTTACTACGTCTCACAATATACTGTGCAAATTGTCGAAGCAATGTCGTATCAGTGTCGATTTTTTGCAATGCTTCAATCGCCAGCTCATAATGCTCATCCAGCTTTTGCTTTGCACCATCTAATGTAAGTAAAGCAGGGTATGTACTTTTTTCGCTTGCAACGTCTTTTCCTGCTGTTTTCCCTAGCTGTTCCGAAGTTCCCTCAATATCTAAAATATCATCTTGAATTTGGAAGGCTAAACCGATATGGTGCGCATATTCCACTAATGCTACACGGTCAGAACTACTCGCATTTGCCAGCACGGCACCCGCTTCAATACTAAAACGAAGTAATGCGCCTGTTTTATTAACATGAACCGTTTCAAGCTCCTGTAAATTTAATAGACGTTTTTCTCCGTCCATATCAAGCACTTGTCCGCCGACCATTCCTTCAGCACCTGCCGCAATACTTAACAGGTTAACGAGCTCAATGCGTTTTTCTGCAGAAAGATTATTTAGACGTGCGATAATACCAAATGCCAATGTGTTTAAAGCGTCACCAGCCAAAGTTGCCAATGCTTCCCCGTATACGACATGGTTCGTTGGCTTGCCTCGGCGCAATTCATCATCATCCATACTTGGCAGGTCATCATGGATTAACGAATACGTATGGATCATTTCAACAGCAGAGCCTACTGAATAACTTGCCTCAAGAGACTGATTATACATTTCGCAAACCGCCACAACAAATAACGGACGAATTCGTTTGCCTCCTGCTTTTAATGAATACAGCATCGATTCTTTCAAATGTGCCGGTGCTTGTATTGATTCAACAAGTTCATACATTGTCGTTTCCAACTGCGGTATATTATGATCAATAAACTGCTTTAACGTGTTTTCCATCTGTTAGTCTTCTCCATTTCCTTGTTGGAAAGCTTTCTTTTCACCATCTTCTCCAACGATTGAAATTAATTGCTGTTCTGCGTTTTGCAGTGTATCATGACAAAGTTTTGATAGTTCCATTCCTTTTTTGTAAAGGTCAATGGCTTCTTCCAGTGGAACATCTCCTTGTTCAAGCTTACGTACAACTTCTTCTAATTCTGTCATTGCTGTCGCAAATGTCGGTTTTGTCACTTTGCTTCCCCTTCCTTTTGCACATGCTTTTTCTCAATTTTTGCTTCGGCATATCCATCTTGAAACGTCACTTGAATTACGTCGCCTTTTTCCAGCTCGTGAACTGATTTTACTACGTTTTCCTCTTTATATGCCACGCTGAAGCCTTTACTCATTAATGCGAGCGGATTTAACGCCTCCAGCATACGCAGCTGATTTGTAAAAGCGACTTTATTTTGTGCAAGCTGTTGCTGCATTCGATTCGTTAAAGTTTGCGTACGGTGTGTAAGCTGCTGTTTGGCTGCAGTTAACTGATGCACCGGTGAATACAGCTTCATCTTGCTGTCTATTGTCTGCAGCTTTGATTTTTCATTCATCATATAAAGCTTCGTTGCATTTTGCAGTGATAAATCCACCTGAATTAGCCTTTCAATAAAAGGACGATATAATCGCTCAGGTGTTGCAAGCGGATAGGAATTTTGCAGTTTCGTTAAGCGATTGCGTTCAAAATTGAGCTTTGATGTCATCATTTGATGAAGAATCGACTGATGATGAAGTATTTGCTGATACAGCTGCTGCTGATTCGGGACAGCCAGTTCTGCCGCCGCAGTTGGTGTCGGTGCACGTAAATCCGCGACAAAATCGGCAATCGTCGTATCGGTTTCATGTCCGACAGCACTAATAACCGGAATACGGCTTTCAAAAATCGCCCGTGCGACGATCTCTTCATTGAATGCCCATAAATCTTCAATCGATCCGCCACCACGACCAACAATAAGTACATCACAAAATCCATGGCGGTTCGCTAAATAAATATTTTCCGTAATATTTGGCGCCGCGCCTGCTCCCTGAACAAGCGTCGGATAAATTAAAATTTCAGCCTGAGGGTAGCGTCGGTTTATCGTTGTACAAATATCGCGGATGGCTGCACCAGTCGTCGCTGTTAATACACCGATCGTTTTCGGAAATTGCGGAATCGGCTGCTTAAAATTCGGGTTGAATAATCCTTCTTTTTGAAGACGTTCCTTTAACTGGTTAAATGCGACGAACAGTCCGCCAATCCCGTCCGGCTCCATCGTCTGGGCATAAAGCTGATACGCGCCGCTTGCTTCATAGACATTCACGTCGCCTCGAATAAAAACTTTCATCCCTTCTTCAGGCTTAAAAGAAAGTTTCGAAGCCTGTGAACGGAACATCGTCGCGTTAATACGCGAACTGTCATCTTTCAGCGTGAAATAAATATGACCTGAACTATGTACTTTTACATTTGAAAGCTCTCCCGTTACGTACACATCACGTAAATGCGGATCGGCATCAAATTTTCGTTTAATATATTTAGTTAATGCTTTTACGGATAAATAAGAATTCGATGTCATAAACGTATTGCTCCTTTACGGTAGTTCTTTTTCGTATATGTGTTTTTTGATGCGAACGGCGGAATTGCCGGTTCACTATTAAATAAAGAGGAAAAATAAGCGTAATATTTATCCTTAAGTATCCCTTATTGTACCCTATAAGCTAAAAAACACGATTTTGATCTACATCAAAATCGTGATTTTTGAAGTTAGATTAATTCTCTTGACGTTCTAACTCTTTTTCAGCTGCTTGTACTGTGTTTTCCAGTAACATTGTAATCGTCATTGGACCCACACCGCCTGGAACGGGTGTAATATGTGAAGCGATTCCTTGAACATCGTCAAAGTCGACGTCACCGCATAAACGGTTGTCTTGGTTGCGGTTAATCCCTACATCAATAACAACTGCACCTTCTTTAATATGCTCACTTGTAATAAAGTTTGCACGACCGACAGCAGCGATTAAAATATCGGCCTGTTTCGTAAACGATGGTAAATCCGGTGTTTTAGAATGTGTATACGTTACTGTAGCGTCTTTTTGCAACAATAGTTGTCCCATCGGTTTACCGACGATATGGCTGCGTCCTACGATGACTGCATGCTTTCCTGCAACATCTATTCCCGCATGTTCGAGCATTTTCATAACCCCATAAGGAGTACATGGCAAGTATGTATCCTGTCCAAGCATCATTTTCCCTACACTAATCGGTGAGAATCCATCCACGTCTTTCTCCGGAGAGATCGTTTGGATTACTTTGTCCTCGTTGATATGTTTCGGTAATGGAAGCTGAACGAGAATACCGTGAATTGAAGCACGTTCGTTTAATTCACGAATTTTTTCAAGTAAAGCCTGTTCTGAAATATCTTCAGGTAGTTTGACAAGTTCCGAGTACATTCCAATTTGCTCACAAGACTTTTGCTTGTTTGCTACATATGTTTTGGATGCGGGATTATCTCCTACTAAAATGACCGCTAAACCGGGTGTGATCCCTTTTTCTTTTAGCGCTTGTACACGAGTAGCTACCCCTGTTCGAATTTCTTGACCGATTTCTTTACCATTAATAATTACACTTGACATGTTGTTGCTCCTTCCAGTGATTACGACAATCGGAAAGGCTGCCTGCTGCTTGTATTTTTAATAAATAGTGACGCTTGCTATGACAACCTACCAGTTAAATCTTGATATATTAATCTTTATAGAATTGAATACATTTGTTGATTTATTGCTCAGTAAATTTCGAAAGTACACCATTGACGAACTTGCTTGATTTATCGTCACCGAATGTTTTAGAAAGCTCGATTGCTTCGTTCATAATAACTTTGTTTGGCGTTTCTTCAGCGTATAATAATTCATATACAGCTAAACGCAAAATTGTTCTTTCAATTTTTGGCAGACGGTTAATCGTCCATTTTTCTAGGTTTTTTTCTAGCGCTGCATCAATTGCTTCGAGATTTTCAGTTGTCCCACGAACTAATTGCTCCAAAAAGGCATTCGATTTTTGTTCTTCTTCAAGAACATGGCCGATCGCCTCTTCTATAGTTAATTCTGTGCTGTCTAACTGAAACAAAGCTTGTAACGCTTTTTGACGCGCCTCTGTTCGTTTCATAAATAATAGCTCTCCTTCATAAGTAGCATTACTTGTTATCATAGCATATTTTGCAAGGCATCGCACAGTTTGACAGAAAATTTTTGGCTGTTAAAAGAGATTTTTGTATTCTTCCTTAAAATGGTGAAATTTGCGATAAAAAAACGACATGTTTGAGATAAATCAACATGTCGTCTTTATTATTTTCGTTAATAAAATACCTGGTTTTTATATTAGGTAGTTGATTTCCATTGCGGGTCGGACGCTTTCCGCAGGCGTGAGGCCAACAGGATGTTGGTCACAAAAGCGTTGCCACAGGATGTGGCGTTCTTAGCTTTTGTTCCTAGTCTCAGGCGTCACGCTATTCCTGCTGGAGTCGCCTCCCCTCCATTCCAATCAACTCGTTATAAAAATAACTGAAGGCCTCTTATATTATAAGGTGATATTAATTATTTTGTAGCGGGATCATCAGCGTGCCTGTTTCGCGCTTTTCGTTTCCTGATTCCGGGAACTCAAACAGGTAAGTAATTTGTTCAGCTGTTTCTTTTAGTACGTAGAACTGGAAATGCTCCATATTTTCCAGGAAATAACGGATATCCTGCATCGCCATCAGCTCTCCGACTTCTTCATAGTGTGACAATGCTTGTTTAAAATAAGCGTTAATCAACGTTAAATCTTCTTCATTTGCTATACGAATATAATCTTTGCTCATATCTTTTTAACTCCTCAACTAGATAATGACCTATTATAGCATAGTTCCAATAGAGAATAGGAAGCTGCTGTCAATCGGCTTGTAGGTTACTTATTTTCTAGTATATTTTATCACTTAAAAGCCTGTGCAGCTTTAACAGCTTTATGCCATCCTGTGAATAATGATTCGCGCTGCTCTTCATCCATTGCCGGTTCGAATTGGCGATTAAGTTGCCAATGCTTTTGCACTTCGTCGAGATTCTCCCAGAAGCCTACAGCCAATCCGGCTAAATAAGCTGCACCAAGTGCTGTTGTTTCATTAATTGATGGACGTTCAACGGGCACGTTTAAAATATCCGACTGGAATTGCATTAAGAAGTCGTTCATGACAGCACCACCATCAACGCGTAATTTTCTCAAGTCGATGCCTGAATCCGATTCCATCGCTGACAACACATCACGAGTTTGATAAGCAAGTGACTCCAATGTCGCACGGATAAAGTGTTCTTTCGATGTACCACGTGTCAGACCGAATACCGCACCGCGCACATCACTATCCCAATACGGTGTTCCCAGTCCGACAAATGCCGGTACTACATACACACCATCCGTATCTTTTACACGTGCTGCGTACGCTTCACTTTCAGCAGATTTCCGGAACATACGAAGCCCGTCACGAAGCCACTGAATCGCCGAACCTGCTACAAAGATACTTCCCTCAAGCGCATATGTCACTTTTCCGTCATAACCCCACGCGATAGTTGTAAGTAGGCCGTGCTCCGATTTTACCGCTTCCTCACCTGTATTCATCAGCATGAAACAACCGGTACCGTAAGTATTTTTTACCATTCCTTGTTCATAGCAAGCTTGACCGAATAATGCTGCCTGCTGGTCTCCGGCGATACCCGCAATCGGTACACGATGACCAAAGAAGTGATTACCCGCAATTTCCCCGTAAATTTCAGAGGACGGTTTCACTTCCGGAAGCATTGATGCAGGAACCCCTAAAATGTTCAGCAATTCCTCGTCCCATTTTAATTCGTAAATATTATACATTAATGTTCGTGAAGCATTCGAGTAGTCCGTTACATGAACAGCTCCTTCTGTCAGTTTCCAAATAATCCATGTATCAATCGTTCCGAATAATAGATCGCCAGCTTCCGCCTTTTCGCGTGTGCCTTTGACATTGTCCAGTATCCATTTTACTTTCGTGCCGGAAAAATAAGCATCAATTAGCAAACCGGTTTTATTACGGAACAGCTCATTATGCCCCGCTTCTTTTAAAGAATCGCAAATATCCGCAGTTTGACGTGATTGCCAAACGATTGCATTATATACCGGTTCACCCGTATTTTTATCCCAGACAACCGTCGTCTCACGCTGGTTCGTAATCCCGATTCCTTCAATTTGTGAAGCTTGGATATTATTTTCCGATAATACTTTGGCGATTACCGATAAAATTGAACTCCAGATTTCCTTTGCATTATGCTCAACCCAACCCGATTTCGGGAAATATTGTTTAAATTCCTGCTGTGCTGTATGAACGATATCCCCTTTTTTATTGAATAAAATGGCACGTGAACTCGTCGTACCCTGATCTAACGCCATAATATACTTTTCCATTATACTATCTCCTTTTTAGCGGATTTGGATTGTGTAATAAATGCAATGACACAAATGACAACGAATAACGTTGTAAACAACCAAAATGCCACTGAATTTTCATTTAAAAAGAATTGTTTGTAAAACAGTGCGCCTGTTACCCCACCTATAATCGGCCCGACAATTGGCACAAAGGCATAAGACCAGTCCGAATCACGCTTACCTGGGATCGGTAAGAAGAAATGCGCGATACGGGGTCCTAAATCACGGGCAGGATTGATTGCATAACCTGTTGGTCCGCCTAAGCTCATACCAATTGCAATAACGATAATACCGACAAGCAACGGATTAATCCCATCAGCCAATGAATTACCGCCTAATGCTAAAATCCCTAATAACAATATAAAAGTCCCTATCATTTCTGTTACCATGTTTGCCAAAGGATGACGAATGGCAGGAATTGTAGCAAAAACAGCTAACTTCGCATCTTGATCTTTCGTTTGTGACCAGTGTGGCAAATAGGCAATATATACGATAATTGCTCCTATAATTGCTCCTAATATTTGTGCAATAATATACATCGGAACATCCGCCCATGGGAAGTCACCAATTGTTGCAAATGCTATTGTCAATGCAGGATTTAAGTGGGCACCACTTATTCCGCCTACAGTATATGCCGCGATTGCCACGGCAAAACCCCAGGCGATTGTAATTACGACCCAGCCGCTATTTTCCGCTTTGGAAAATTTCAGCAAGGAACCAGCAACAACCCCGCCACCTAAAATAATTAATATCATCGTTCCTACTAATTCTGCTAAAA is from Solibacillus isronensis and encodes:
- a CDS encoding MIP/aquaporin family protein; amino-acid sequence: MSTFLAELVGTMILIILGGGVVAGSLLKFSKAENSGWVVITIAWGFAVAIAAYTVGGISGAHLNPALTIAFATIGDFPWADVPMYIIAQILGAIIGAIIVYIAYLPHWSQTKDQDAKLAVFATIPAIRHPLANMVTEMIGTFILLLGILALGGNSLADGINPLLVGIIVIAIGMSLGGPTGYAINPARDLGPRIAHFFLPIPGKRDSDWSYAFVPIVGPIIGGVTGALFYKQFFLNENSVAFWLFTTLFVVICVIAFITQSKSAKKEIV